Below is a genomic region from Corallococcus macrosporus.
TCCGGAACGCCCGGCGGCCCTGGAGCAGGTTCTTCCACAGCGTCCCGAGGTCCGGGGCGTCCGCGAACGCTCCCGCCATGCCCACGATGGCGATGGGCTCGTCCGTCCTCGCGGGGCACTTTCGCGCGCCTCGCAGCAGCGCCTGGGCCCGCGCGGGTGACGGCCGGTCCTCCACCACCGCGTGGTAGTTCTGGCCTCCGCTCGCGATGGCGCTGACGCCTCCGATGCGCGGCTGCTCGCCCGCCGGCCAGGACCGGGCCGTCTTCTCGACCTCGATGAGACCTCCGGGTTCGAGCAGGCTCCTCGGCTTGTCCCCGTGCACCGGTCCCGGAATGCCCCCGGACTCGAACATGGCGAGCAGCGCGATCAGGTTCGCCAGCCCCGACGCCTCCTTCGCATGTCCCAGGTTCCCCTTGATGGACATGACGGGCACCGGCGACCCGGGTTGGGCCGCTTCACCGTGCGCCTTCAGGGCCCGGTCGAAGACCTTCGCCTCCACCGCGTCACCCGCGCGTGTCCCCGTGCCATGCGCGATGATCACGCCCAGCTCCCGGGGCGCCACGCCTGCCTGCTCGAGCGCTCGCCGCACCGCCAGCTCGTGGCCGCGCGGGTTCGGGACCAGCATGTAGCCTTCGGCCGCGCCGTCGTTCGCTCCGCCGACGCCACGGATCACCCCGTGGATGGGAAGCCGCTCCTGGGTGGCCCGCTCCAGGCTCGTGAGCACCAGCAGCACCACGCCGTCGGAGATGACCGTCCCGTTGCCCTTCTGCGCGAACGGGAAGCAGCCCTCGGACGACAGGAGGCGTGAGTTCGAATAGAGGACCTGGTTGACCGTGTCGACGTAGGACAGCGCGCCCGCGATGGCCCACGGGGCGCCCTTCGCCAGCTCCCGCGCCGCCAGTTCAATGGCGGCCAGACCGCCGGTGCAGTTCCCGTCCACCAGCATCGCCTTCTCCGTGGTCCCCAATGCCTCCGCGATGGCGCTTGCCAGGCGGTGCGTGGCGCGCTCCCTCGGGTCCTCCACGAAGTCCGGCCCGAACGACTCCCGGAGCGACTGGCGCACCTTCCGGGTGAGGTCCGTCAGCTCCTGATGGGAGAACTCGTTCGGATGCGCGCCGTGCACCAGGTACGGCTGGAGCTGCCCCGCCACCGCCAGCACCGCGGCGTCATAGAGCCCGTGCCCCCCCCCGCGTGAGTGCGCGAGGAAGACCGGAACGGGCTGCCCGCCCAGCGCGCCGGGAGCCAGTCCCGCCGAGGCCAGGGCCCGGTGCGCAGTCTCCACCACCCACCCGTGTGGAACCTTCGCATCCGGCAGCTCGCGAGCGCCCACGACTCCACCCAGCAGCGTGGACGTCCGCGCCGCGCCCACGGCCGCAGAGGGGTCCAGATACAGGGCCCGGGAAATGCGCTCCTCGGGCCATTGGCCATACGTGGTCTTTCCCCCGTGCAGCACTTCCGCCAGTTCATCGAGTGTGCGAGCGCCCGGCAAGGCAAACGCAAAGCCAGAGATCGCAACGGGCGCGATCCCATCCAGATGTCCCTTCAGCATTGCCAGACAAAATAGGGATCCGATCCGGACACGTCCACGACCAGCCAAATCACATACATCCCTGCCGACATGCGAAGGCGTCAGCAGGATCCTACCCGACGTATTCGAGGGGTTGCCCTCAAGGAGCCCCGTTGCCCTCCTGGGAGCGTCGTTCCAGGGCCTTGGGACGGGTGATAGGATTTCAAGCTGCGCGCTCCATCCCGAGTCCCAAAGGCTGTCTTTTCGATCAAAACCAGGGTGGATTGACGCCAGACTTTCCGATCAGTATATCAACACAGACATCGCGGCTTTGGCCTATCCACTGGCTGCCGCCCCATTCCCCCTCATCCCCTGGACAGCCCATGAAAAGACTCGATCCGAGCCGTATCAAGGATTCGTTCATCAACGTCTCCACCTTCCCGGCGGAGCTGGGTGAAGGCCGCTCGGCTGCTCCCGACGCCGCGCTGCTCGACGCCGTGGTGGAGGCCGTCGAGAAGAAGAACGGGTTCGCGGTGGTGTACGGCGTGAACAAGCTGCTCGCGGCGCGCGGGCTGGACCTCCATACGGAGTCCGGCGCCGCGCTGGCCCGGGACTACCTGGAGGGCATCTTCCGGGCCATCGCGCCGCGCTTCGACCTGAAGCGCTACAGCCCCACGCCCGTCGCCTACGACCGCGTCGCCAAGATGGACGTGGACGGCTTCAACAAGAACCGCAACTTCACGCCCAACAGCGACCACACGGAGAGCCGCGAGTTCGTCACCACGAAGTGCGTCCACTTCGACTCGGCGACGCCGTTCATCGCGAACCTCTACGGCCCCAACCAGAACATCAGCGGCGGCATGCCGATGATCTGCGACACGCGCCGGTTCTGCCAGGACAAGGGCCTGGATCCCCGAGAGCTCATCGAGAACATCCCCAACAACTACAACGTCGCGGTGAAGGCGGAGTTCTCCGAGGAGATCCTTCGCGACTACTCGTTCGCGCTGAAGCTCGACCTGGAGAACGACATCGTGATGATCGTCCTCCACAACGAGGTGGTGGGCGGACTCGCCCATGCCGCCACCCAGCCGTCCCTCACCGACGCGAGCAAGGCCGCGAAGCGCCCCATCCGCCACGTCGAGTACCAGGTCGCGGGCTCCGACGACCTCAAGCGCTGGTACGACTACTACGGCCTCTCCCTGGAGAAGGCGACGAACCACAAGGAGGACGCCAACATCACCCGCTTCGTCCGCGGCGAGCTCGCCCCCTACCCGAACATCATCGAGGTGCGGGCATGACCACGCGACAGCACGCGGAGCGCAACGCGGCGGAGATGAAGGACCTGCTCGCGTACCTGGACGCCCGGCCCTGGCCGGACGGCTACGAGGCGGCGCGGGTCCACTACGATTCGCTCGGGCTGCCCATCGCCAGGGACATCGGCGTGGAGCCCGTCAACGTGAACGGCGTCCGCGCCCAGTGGCTCACGCCGCCGGAGTGCGAGCAGGACCGCGCCCTGCTCTTCCTGCACGGCGGCGGGTTCGTCTTCGGCTCGCTGGTGAGCCACGGCCACATGGCCGCGGAGATGGCGCGGCAGGCGCGCTGCCGGGTGCTCCAGCTCGACTACCGCCGGGCCCCGGAGCACCCCTACCCGGCCGCGCTGGACGACGCGACCACCGCGTACCGCTGGCTGCTGGAGCGCGGGTTCGCGCCCGGCCGCATCTCCATCGCGGGTGACTCGGCGGGCGGCGGCCTGGTGGTCTCCATGCAGGTCAACGCCCGGGCCAAGGGGCTGCCGCTCGCGGGCGCCCTGGTGTGCATCTCGTCGTGGTTCAACCTGGGCATCCAGGGGGAGAGCTACCAGTCGCGTGAGAAGGCAGACGCGCTGGTGCAGCGCAAGGTGGTGGAGGAGGTCGCGCGGCACTACCTCAACGGGCAGGACCCGCGGCAGCCCACCATCTCTCCCATCCACGCGGACCTCACCGGCCTGCCGCCCCTGCTCATCCAGGTGGGCGAGCGGGAGCTGCTCTTCAGCGACTCGCAGGCGATGGCGAAGAAGGCCCAGGCCCAGGGCGTGGACGTCACGTTCGAGGAGTGGCCCGACATGGTCCACGTCTGGCACCTGCACTTCAACCGACTGTCCAGCGGCCGTGAGGCCCTGCAGCGCATTGGCCAGTTCGTGATGGACAAGACAGGAGCGCGGAAGTGACGACGCCCAGCGACGCGGTGATGGGTCCCCACCTGCACCGCAACAACCAGAAGATGATCCCCGCCAGCGAGAGCGCCTGGGCCGTGGCCCGCGACTCGCACATGCTCAACATCCGCGTGGAGGCCGTGCGCGGCCAGAACCACTTTCGCGAGGTGGACACCGGGCACGAGTTCGCCAACCTGTGCTCCTGCTCCTACCTGGGGCTCAACAGCCACCCGGACGTCATCCAGGGCGGCATCGACGCGCTCAGGAACGCGGGCATCACCGGCCTGTCCATGGCGGAGTTCCGCATCCGGCTGGGCCTGATGGAGCAACTGGAGGAGCAGCTGGCGGACCTCTTCGGTGGGCCCGTGCTGCCCGCCGTCACGTCCAGCGCGCTCACGGCCGCCATCCTCCCGGTGCTGGGGTCCGGCCACCTGACGGACAGCGGGCCGCTGGCGATGGTGTTCGACAAGTTCGCGCACTTCTCCATGGCGTTCGTGAAGCCCATCGTCGCCGACGAGACGCTGGTGCTGAACGCTCCGCACAACGACATGAACTACCTGGAGGACGTCTGCCGGAAGTACCCGCGCGTGGCGTACGTCTGCGACGGCGTCTACTCCACCGGCGGCGCGACGGACCTCCCCGCGCTGCTCACGCTCCAGGAGAAGTACGGCCTCTTCCTCTACATCGACGACTCGCACTCGCTCTCCACGCAGGGCAGGAACGGCGAGGGCTACATCCGCTCGCGGCTGCGCGAGATGAACGACCGGACAGTCATCATCGCCTCCATCGCCAAGGCGTTCGGCAGCACGGGCGGCATCGCGATGTTCGGGTCGCGCAAGCACTACGACTTCCTCTACCGGACGGGCCCCATGGGCTGGTCCCAGAGCCTGCGGACGGCGGCCATCGGCACCTCCATGGGGAGCATCAAGGTGCACCGCAGCCCGGAGCTGGCGAAGCGGCAGGAACAGCTGCGCCGGAACATCGCGCTGTTCGATGAGCACATCCAGACCGCGCAGCGCGGCGACGGGCTGCACATCAAGGTCGTGGAGGTGGGCGAACAGGAAAAGGCCGTGAAGCTGTCGCGCGAGCTCTACAAGCGCGGCTTCTACACCTCCGCGGTCTTCTTCCCCATCGTGCCGGTGGGCAAGGCGGGCATCCGGCTCATGCTGCGCGGCGACCTGCCCACGGAGATGGTGCAGGCGTTCATCGGCCACCTGAAGGAAGTCCTCCCGACGCTGTAGCTGGAGGAGCGCGCGATGGCTGCCTTCCTGCCCCACGACGTCGTCTCCGCGCACGGGAACCTGCAACGGCTCGTGCGCGAGCTGGAGGCGGCGCTCACGGAGGGCCTGCATGAGCGCGTGCAGGTCCCGCTGCGCGTCGCCGTCCCCTCCGCCACCCGGCACGCCGCGTTCGTGTCGATGCCGGCCGTGTCGGAGCACCTGGGCCTCTACATCAACAAGGTCGCGACCCTGTTCGAGCGGGCCGCGACGGAGCCGCTGCCCACCATGAACGGCGTGGTGGCGGCGTTCTCCACGCGCACGGGGGAGCTGCTCGCGCTGCTGGATGGCGCGGCGGTGACGGAGCTCAAGTGCGCCGCCGTGTCCGCGCTCGTCACCGACCTCTGCGCGCGCACGGATGCGCGGACGCTGGCGGTGGCGGGGGCTGGCGCGCAGGCCCGTCAGCAGGTGGCGGCGGTCCGCGCGGTCCGCCCCATCCAGGAGGTGCGGGTCTGGGCGCGCAACACGGCCCGGCGCGGCGCGTTCGCGGCGGAGCTGCGCGCATCGCTGGGCGTGGCGGTGCACGTCGTCGCCTGCGCCTCGCTGGATGAAGCCATCCGGGGCGCGGACGTGATTGGCACCGCCACGTCATCGAAGAAACCGCTGGGGAGCTTCGAGGGCCTTACCCCCAGCGTGCACATCAACTGCATGGGTGGACACACCGTGGAGACGCGGGAGGTGCCGCTCGAACTGCTGCGCTCATCGACGGTCATCGTCGAGGACCTGGCCACGGCGCTCGCGGAGGCCGGGCCGGTCCACGAGAGCGCCATCACCCTGGGGCAGCTCGTGCGCAGGGACAGCGGCCCCCTGCGTGCGGGCCGCACCGTCTTCAGCTCCACGGGCCATGCGTTCCTCGACGTCCTCACGGTCGCGCACGTGCTGCGCGAGCTGGAACTGATTCATTGAACCTGGAGGAGCACATGATGAAGGAGTTGCCCCGAATCGATTTGACGTCCGCGACGCCAGGGTCCGAAGCCGAGCGCCGGGCGGCGTTCGAGATCGACCGGGCCTGCAAGCAGGTGGGCTTCTTCACCCTGAGCGGCCACGGCATCGCGCCGGCCGTCTTCGAAGACGTCTATGCCCTGTCACGGGCCTTCTTCCGCCAGCCGCTGGAGGCGAAGAACCGCTGCCGGTTGCAGTCCGGCTTCACCATGGCCGCGGACGACTACACGCCCTACGGCTACAGCGGCATGCTGGAGGAGAACGCCTTCGCGTACATGGGCCGCAAGGGGTTGCCCAGCGACTACGTGGAGAAGTTCAGCGTGGGCCGGCTCATCGAGGACGACAGTGCGAGCCTGCCGTTCAGCGCGGACGCGGAAGGACAGAGGCTGCGCTCGGCGCTCAAGGCGTACTTCCGCGAGTGCGAGGCGCTGACGTCCCGGCTCACGGAGCTGTTCAGCATCGCGCTGGACCTGCCCCGGGACTTCTTCGCGAAGAAGACGTCCGCGTCCAACGACTCGCTCCGCTCCCTGCTCTATCCCCAGCTCAGCCCGGAGCTCGTCAACGATCAGGGCATGGGCGAGCACACGGACGGGACGCTGCTGACGGTCCTGGCGCAGACAGGCCCCGGCATCCAGGTGAAGGAGCGCGGGGGCACGTGGATCACCCCCACGCTGGAGCGGCGCGACCACCTCATCGTCAACATCGGAGACCTGATGGCCCGGTGGGCCAACGACGAATACGTCTCCACCCCGCACCGGGTCGTGCTGCACGGTGGCGAGCGCCAGTCCCTGGCGTTCTTCAAGCTCGCCAACGACGACGCGCTCATCGAGTGCTTCCCCAAGTTCTGCAAGGACACGCCCGCGAAGTACGAGCCCGTCGTCTACAAGGCCTTCTCCCTCCAGAAGATGAACGCGCTGTTCGGTGTCGGCGGCGACGCCGGACGCTCCTGAGGCCACCCATGATCGGTGAATTCAACGAAGCGTTCCTCGCCGCCCTGGAAGAGGGGTGGACGCCCGCGCGTGACGCCACGGCGCAGGCGAGCACGATCGCGGCGATCCACGACCTGGACTCGCCCATGTACGAGAAGAGCCAGTTCGCGCACCCGCTCCTCTTCAGCCAGGCGGAGTTCGTGGAGCTGAGCCAGGCGTGCCGCGCCCTGCTCTCCGCGCAGCTGAAGCTGATCCACCACCTCATCGGCACGCGTTCGCGGGAGGGGCTGCTCGACCTGCTGCGGATGCCCCGGCACCTCGCGCGCTTCATCCACTGGGACAACCTTCGCCACGGCGACGCGACGATTGGCCGCATGGACATCGTGCCCACGCGGCAGGGGTACTTCTTCTGCGAGTTCAACATCTTCCCCGGCGTGGGCGGCGGTGAAGCCTACGAAGGCTCGCGCGCGGCCACCGAGGCGCTGGGTTTTCCCCGCGCCGGGTTGATGGGCAGTCCCCTGCGGGACCTCGCGCTGCTGTACGCGGAGGAGTGCCGGAAGCGGGAGCTGCGCCGGGTGGTGATCCTCGATTCGCGGGGGCACTCGGGCCTGGGCTACCCGCGCCAGGAGTACCTGAAGCGTTACCTCGAGGAGCTGAACCCGGGCGTGCCGGTCCACATCCTCGACGAGGTGAGCTACCCGGAGGCCTGGCTGAAGCGGGATGAGGCGGAGCGCACGCTCATCCACCGCATGTTCACCTACGAGGAGGTCACGGATCACTTCGTGTTCCTGGAGAAGCTCTGGGCGAGCGGCGCGGTGCTCACCAACGGCTTCGAACCGGAGCTGCGGATGAGCAAGCGATTCCTCGCGCTGCTGTGCGAGCCGGGCCATCAGGCGCTGTTCAGCGAGGACGAGGTGTCCGCCATCCGGAAGTACCTTCCGCCTGCCTTCTCGCTGTCGGAGGAGAACCTGGCGGGCGCGCTGCGCGACAAGGCCGGGCTCGTCTTCAAGATCGACGACAGCAGCTCCTACGGCGGCAGCGGTGTGCTGATGGGGACGGACTGGTCCCCAGAGGAGCTGGAGCGGAAGCTGCGCGAGCCGGGCGTCGAGCGGTGGATCTGCCAGCGCGTCGTGGAGGCGGAGACCGTCCGGCTGCGCGCGGGCGGTGACTCAGCCCCGGAGGAGTACCGGCTGGTGCTGGGCTTCTACTCCTACGGCGGCAGGACGAACGGCTTCCTGGTGCGCGGCAGCCGCACTTCCAAGGTGGTGAACATCACCAGTGGAGGCAAGCTGGGGTGGGCGTTCGTCGTTTCCGAGGAAGGACGCCAGGCCTTCATCCGTCACGCGCGGGGCCGCGCGGAAGACGTCACTTCAAGGAGTGCATGAACCATGGCGGCGAACCTCATCCTTCTGGGCGCACGGCAGTTCATCACGGAGCGGGCGTGGCAGTTGGGCCTGCGGCCGCTGATCATCCAGCAGCCCGGGCTGTCCGATGACGTCGTGAACCGGCAGTCCGACCGGGTCCTGCTCATGAACTACGACGACCCGGCGCTCATCCCCATGCTGAAGGCCGCGCACGCCGTCACACCGTTCGTGAGCGCCATCACCGTCGCGGAAGAAGCGCTCATCCCCTGCGCGCGCATCAACGAGGCGCTGGGGCTGCGGGGCACGCCGCTGGACCTGGTGGAGAAGACGCGCGACAAGCCGGCCATGCGGCGGGTGCTCGACTCCGGCGGGTTCTCCCCCGTGCAGTGGGCCTCGGTGAAGACGCGCGAGGACGCCCTCGCGTTCGCGGAGCGGCAGGGCTACCCGTTCATCCTCAAGCCCGTGGACGGCGTGGGCAGCATCGACGTGCGGCTCGTGCGCTCCGCGGCGGACCTGGAGGGCGTGCTCAACGGCCGCGCGTCGTGGATCGCCGAGGAGTACCTGGACGGCCCCGAGTACTCCGTGGAGTGTTTCTCCTTCGCGGGACGCCACGTCATCCTGGGCATCAACGAGGAGACGAAGAGCACGGACCCCAACGCCAGCGCGTTCCTGGAGATTGCCCATCAGGTTCCCGCGCCGATGAGCCCGGAGCGCGATCGCGAGGTGCGCGACTTCATCCGGAGCTTCCTGGACGTGCTCGGCATCCAGGACGGGCCTTCGCACACGGAGCTGAAGTACACGTCGCGCGGTCCTCGCATCGTGGAGACGCACACGCGGCTGGGCGGCGACCGCCTGTGGGACCTGGTCCGGCTGACCACCGGGCACGACCTGCTGGACATGACGCTCCAGTGGGCCATGGGCACGCTGAAGCCGCTGGAGGCGGATCCGGTGCCCAAGGGCGGCGCGGCCATCCAGTTCTTCACGCCGCCGCCCGGCAAGCTCAAGCGGCTCAACGGCGCGCACGCGCTGCGGCGCCTTCCGGGAGTCGTGGAGATCTCCCTCCAGGTCGAGCTGGGCGCCACCGTCCGTCAGGCCCTGAAGTCGGAGGACCGCGCGGGCTTCGTGATCGCCTACGCGGACACCGTGCTGCAGGCGCAGGCCGTGTGCCGGGAGGTCAGCCAGCGGCTCGTGTTGGAGACCGCTTGAGGGGAGGCGTTCACCGGCGCGGCGGCGGAGATGGACGCCGCCGCGTCGGCCAGGGCCCTCAGCGCGTCCAGGCGCTACGCGACTCCAGGGATTGGCAAGACTGACGGGCGAGGGAGCTTCACGTTGTGCTGCGCGAGCTTCTCAACGACGCGTTCGAACGAATCGCAGTACTCGGCCCCAAGAGGGCGCAGTTCGGCGTGAACCTGCGGAATGTCAAAATCCCTGTGATTACGGCTGACAAACAGCTTGGGCCTCGTCTTCTCTCGCTTTCGCGCATCCGAGACGACATTCGCATAGATGATGGCGTCAGACGACGAGAGGTCATAGTCGCGCCGGTAGTTCAACGCCTGCTCGAACATTTCGACTGTCAATTCAATCCGGCTCGCGGTTCGCAAGGACCGCATGACCACTGAGTCGAGTGCGTCGGATTCAGCCGTCTCCAACCCTAGAAGAACCGCGGGAGCTGTCTCGATGGGCTGAATCGTGACCTGGTGCTGTCTGGAACGGCGAAGCTGCCGGAACTGCTCCTCCAGCTGGTTTCCGAGCTTCTTTCGCTCCCGGCCACGGTGGGCCATCGTCCCGAACGGTTCACTGAGCGAGAACGCTGGAATCACCAACTCGAACAGTCGCTGCTCTGCCCCGGAAAGAATCGACTCCGCTGAGGCAGCCCCCTCTTGCCCCAGTGCAAGCTCAAGGATGAAGTTCGATTCAACATAGACAATCAAGCGGGCGCCCCAAATGGATCCAGCGCGACTTCATGCATGACCTGAGCGCCGCGGATCGCATCAAGGAAGCCAAGCTTCTTCAGCTTCGTTTCGGTTCCCGATCTCGAAGGAGCCGCTTTCAGGGCCAGCTCGGTCAACCACTGGACCAACAGCAACTCCAATTGCGTTCCGTGAAGCCGGGCCCCCGGCCCTGCCGGCAAATACCGCTCAACGACCTTGCTCATCGGAAACTCGGCATCCGGAAGCGCATCAGGGTGGCTGGTGGCCGTGCCCTTCCAGAGGAATCCGCGCTCCTGGGTGAGCAGCAGGAAATAAGGAACGGTCGCGGGAAGCCCGTGCGCAAGCATCCGGCGACGCAGTTGCATGGCGAGCGTAGGCGTCAACTTCATTGAGCCTTTGGCTTCAACCACGGCAATGACTTTTCCGCTCGGGCTTCGGAGCACGATGTCCGCATTCATGTCCACGACCTCCAGCAATGCTCGCCCATTGAATCAGTCATGACACCACGGCCGACGTCATCCAAGGGAGGCCCCGGGATACCAGAAGGCGTTCACCCCGGGAACAGACGGGCCTGGAAAGGCTGTGCCACGCCCGGCCTCAGCGCTTGCGCGCGAGGACCTGCCGCACTTCCACGAGGCACGCTTCCGTCACGGCCTCCACGGACAGCTCACCGTCGATGTGCACGATGCGCTCGTGGTTCTCTCGCAGCTCGATGGCCTTGAGGTACTGGAGCGCGATGCGGCGCTGGGCCTCGTCCGCCTCGAACAGCTCCGCGGGGCCTCCACGCACGGCCCGGCGCGTCGCTGCGACCTGGGGATCCACGCCCACGAACAACGTCAGGTCCGGCGACACGGCGTGCGAGTTCACCGTGTTCACCCACTCCATGGACAGGCTCGCGCCCTGGTACGCCAGCGAGGACAGCACGTAGCGGTCGCACAGCACCACCTTGCCCTGCTCCAGCGCCGGCAGCACCCGCGCGTGCAGGTGATCCGTCCGGTCCGCCGCGAACAGCAACGCCAGCGTCTCCTGCGCCAGCGGCCCGCGGCCGTGCGGCAGGCCCAGGCGGCCCGTGAGCGCCTGTCGCAGCATCGTGCCCACCGGGCCGTCGGAAGGCTCGCGCGTCGTCACCACCGCGTGGCCTTCCGCCTTCAGCACGGACGCCAGCCGCTCCGTCTGCGTGGTGGTGCCCGCGCCGTCCAGGCCCTCCAGCACGATGAACCGTCCCGGAAGGGCGACCTTCCTCACGGCGCTCACCGGGGGAGGAGTGCGGCGGGGTTGTCGAGGTGCAGCTCGCGGCGCAGCGCCAGCAGCGCTTCATAGCGCTGGAGCTCGTCCACCAGCACCTTGCGGCCCTGGCGGTAGCTGCGGAAGCCGTACACCAGCAGCCCCAGCGCGATGGCGGTGGCGCCCCAGGCCAGCAGTGGCGTGCGCAAGGAGTCGTAGAACAGCTTCCCGGCCGCCCCTGAAATCAGCATGAAGGCGATGACGGAAACACCCGCGTGGGTGAAGTGGGTGGTGCTCTGCCGGGTCGCCAGGCTCTCCTGCAACTGGTTGAACCGGGCCCGCTTGTCCTGGATGTCTGCGCTCACGGAGCCGGGCATCCTACATCACCGGCCCCTGCCCGTCGAGTCGGCGGCCGGGCCGCTCCACCTACACGGACGCCCCGTCACAGGTTTCCCTCATCCCAGCCATTGAACGGACGCACGCTCGCTCCCCGGGCCTGGCTTGCCACCCCTCCCCCCTCGCGTTACATGCCGCGCACCATGCCTCTCCACGCCGTCAGCAGGACGAGCCCCTCCGACATGAGCCGAGACTCCGAGTTGAACACCATCGAGGAGGCCATCCGCGACATCCAGGCGGGCAAGTGCGTCATCGTCGCCGACGACGAGGACCGCGAGAACGAGGGCGACCTCATCATGGCCGCCGAGCTGGCCACGCCGGAGCAACTGGCCTTCATGGTCCGCCACACCAGCGGCATCATCTGCCAGCCCATGCTCGCGGAGCGGCTGGACGCGCTGCGCCTGCCCCAGATGGTGGCGGAGAACACCGAGTCCCACCGCACCGCCTTCACCGTCTCCGTGGACTTCCGCCACGGCACCACCACCGGCGTCTCCGCCAGCGACCGCACCAAGACGATCCGCGCGCTCGCCGACCCGAACAGCACCGCGGACGACTTCCTGCGCCCCGGCCACATCTTCCCGCTGCGCTACCGCGAGGGCGGCGTGCTGCGCCGCGCGGGCCACACCGAGGCGGCCGTGGACCTGGCGCGGCTCGCCGGCCTGCAGCCCTCCGGCATCCTCTGCGAGCTGGTGAAGGACGACGGCACCATGCAGCGCATGCCGGACCTGAAGCAGTTCGCGCGCGAGCACAACCTCAAGCTCGTCACCATCGCGGACCTCATCGAGTACCGCAGCCGCAAGGACCGGCTGGTGCGCCGCGAGCCCGGCCAGAGCGTCGTGCGCACCCGCCACGGCGAGTTCACCGCCTACACGTACACCTGGACGCCCGACGGCGCGAAGTCGCTGGTCCTGGTGAAGGGCGACCCCGCGAAGGCCCAGCCCGCCCCGCTGGTGCGCCTGCACGGCGCCTGCGCCATGGGTGATGTGTTCGGGTCACCGGAT
It encodes:
- a CDS encoding polyketide synthase, whose translation is MLKGHLDGIAPVAISGFAFALPGARTLDELAEVLHGGKTTYGQWPEERISRALYLDPSAAVGAARTSTLLGGVVGARELPDAKVPHGWVVETAHRALASAGLAPGALGGQPVPVFLAHSRGGGHGLYDAAVLAVAGQLQPYLVHGAHPNEFSHQELTDLTRKVRQSLRESFGPDFVEDPRERATHRLASAIAEALGTTEKAMLVDGNCTGGLAAIELAARELAKGAPWAIAGALSYVDTVNQVLYSNSRLLSSEGCFPFAQKGNGTVISDGVVLLVLTSLERATQERLPIHGVIRGVGGANDGAAEGYMLVPNPRGHELAVRRALEQAGVAPRELGVIIAHGTGTRAGDAVEAKVFDRALKAHGEAAQPGSPVPVMSIKGNLGHAKEASGLANLIALLAMFESGGIPGPVHGDKPRSLLEPGGLIEVEKTARSWPAGEQPRIGGVSAIASGGQNYHAVVEDRPSPARAQALLRGARKCPARTDEPIAIVGMAGAFADAPDLGTLWKNLLQGRRAFRRLPFGLGAPMDLEAHRFTGSASQYDERPADIVRHDPLHYLLVDLARSAASKVAIERGSNIPVVVSAEHCTEYGLHQVAAARLPEIEEHLQRVLRETGKDPKGVARTVRAAVKRLSGDLPELWAGSLFNLSPSFMAARIARAFDLTGPTCAIEAGGAAASMGGLEVACGRLASREADAVFWATADMRLGVTRMADEGTLGLLSRRETPTAFDASSDGYLPGEGATVCLLRRLSDAQERGEPVLGIIRAIGSAFGTPQDHGLVSEPAMSLAIRRAWSRCDVPADALAFVECFGSGHPASDQGELAALGRTLATARARALPIGSVMPNIGHTGAAAGAASLMKALFTLAAKEVPATVGVTAPLVGAADNLRVIMESQGLKDARFAAVNAAGSGGNHYHVVIEAGPDLQVAAP
- a CDS encoding alpha/beta hydrolase, whose product is MTTRQHAERNAAEMKDLLAYLDARPWPDGYEAARVHYDSLGLPIARDIGVEPVNVNGVRAQWLTPPECEQDRALLFLHGGGFVFGSLVSHGHMAAEMARQARCRVLQLDYRRAPEHPYPAALDDATTAYRWLLERGFAPGRISIAGDSAGGGLVVSMQVNARAKGLPLAGALVCISSWFNLGIQGESYQSREKADALVQRKVVEEVARHYLNGQDPRQPTISPIHADLTGLPPLLIQVGERELLFSDSQAMAKKAQAQGVDVTFEEWPDMVHVWHLHFNRLSSGREALQRIGQFVMDKTGARK
- a CDS encoding aminotransferase class I/II-fold pyridoxal phosphate-dependent enzyme, with protein sequence MTTPSDAVMGPHLHRNNQKMIPASESAWAVARDSHMLNIRVEAVRGQNHFREVDTGHEFANLCSCSYLGLNSHPDVIQGGIDALRNAGITGLSMAEFRIRLGLMEQLEEQLADLFGGPVLPAVTSSALTAAILPVLGSGHLTDSGPLAMVFDKFAHFSMAFVKPIVADETLVLNAPHNDMNYLEDVCRKYPRVAYVCDGVYSTGGATDLPALLTLQEKYGLFLYIDDSHSLSTQGRNGEGYIRSRLREMNDRTVIIASIAKAFGSTGGIAMFGSRKHYDFLYRTGPMGWSQSLRTAAIGTSMGSIKVHRSPELAKRQEQLRRNIALFDEHIQTAQRGDGLHIKVVEVGEQEKAVKLSRELYKRGFYTSAVFFPIVPVGKAGIRLMLRGDLPTEMVQAFIGHLKEVLPTL
- a CDS encoding ornithine cyclodeaminase family protein, whose product is MAAFLPHDVVSAHGNLQRLVRELEAALTEGLHERVQVPLRVAVPSATRHAAFVSMPAVSEHLGLYINKVATLFERAATEPLPTMNGVVAAFSTRTGELLALLDGAAVTELKCAAVSALVTDLCARTDARTLAVAGAGAQARQQVAAVRAVRPIQEVRVWARNTARRGAFAAELRASLGVAVHVVACASLDEAIRGADVIGTATSSKKPLGSFEGLTPSVHINCMGGHTVETREVPLELLRSSTVIVEDLATALAEAGPVHESAITLGQLVRRDSGPLRAGRTVFSSTGHAFLDVLTVAHVLRELELIH
- a CDS encoding isopenicillin N synthase family dioxygenase → MMKELPRIDLTSATPGSEAERRAAFEIDRACKQVGFFTLSGHGIAPAVFEDVYALSRAFFRQPLEAKNRCRLQSGFTMAADDYTPYGYSGMLEENAFAYMGRKGLPSDYVEKFSVGRLIEDDSASLPFSADAEGQRLRSALKAYFRECEALTSRLTELFSIALDLPRDFFAKKTSASNDSLRSLLYPQLSPELVNDQGMGEHTDGTLLTVLAQTGPGIQVKERGGTWITPTLERRDHLIVNIGDLMARWANDEYVSTPHRVVLHGGERQSLAFFKLANDDALIECFPKFCKDTPAKYEPVVYKAFSLQKMNALFGVGGDAGRS
- a CDS encoding ATP-grasp domain-containing protein; translation: MAANLILLGARQFITERAWQLGLRPLIIQQPGLSDDVVNRQSDRVLLMNYDDPALIPMLKAAHAVTPFVSAITVAEEALIPCARINEALGLRGTPLDLVEKTRDKPAMRRVLDSGGFSPVQWASVKTREDALAFAERQGYPFILKPVDGVGSIDVRLVRSAADLEGVLNGRASWIAEEYLDGPEYSVECFSFAGRHVILGINEETKSTDPNASAFLEIAHQVPAPMSPERDREVRDFIRSFLDVLGIQDGPSHTELKYTSRGPRIVETHTRLGGDRLWDLVRLTTGHDLLDMTLQWAMGTLKPLEADPVPKGGAAIQFFTPPPGKLKRLNGAHALRRLPGVVEISLQVELGATVRQALKSEDRAGFVIAYADTVLQAQAVCREVSQRLVLETA
- the tmk gene encoding dTMP kinase, which gives rise to MSAVRKVALPGRFIVLEGLDGAGTTTQTERLASVLKAEGHAVVTTREPSDGPVGTMLRQALTGRLGLPHGRGPLAQETLALLFAADRTDHLHARVLPALEQGKVVLCDRYVLSSLAYQGASLSMEWVNTVNSHAVSPDLTLFVGVDPQVAATRRAVRGGPAELFEADEAQRRIALQYLKAIELRENHERIVHIDGELSVEAVTEACLVEVRQVLARKR